In Equus quagga isolate Etosha38 chromosome 14, UCLA_HA_Equagga_1.0, whole genome shotgun sequence, one DNA window encodes the following:
- the LOC124252043 gene encoding zinc finger protein 709-like, translating into MDSVAIEDVTVNFTPEEWALLHPSQKKVYRDVMWETFRHLASVGITWEDFDIEDQYKDQGRKVRKHMVGRLCESEDGSQCGENFSLLPNLSLNKKTTVGAKPWGCSACGRVFTHHSSLKTHIRCHSERKTYDYQKYGENPYKCKECGKAFTYLTLLRVHERTHTGEKPYECKKCSKAFRRSSHLRVHERTHTGEKPYECKKCNKAFTRSCSLQRHERLHTGEKPYECKKCSKAFARSCHLRVHERTHTGEKPYECKKCSKAFTTSRYLGLHEKIHTGEKPYECKKCSTAFTYSSNLQNHERIHTGEKPYECKKCSKAFTCSSSLQVHERTHTGEKPYQCKKCSKAFASSSSLRLHETTHTGEKPYECKKCSKAFARSRSLQRHERLHTGEKPYECKKCSKTFTSSSYLQLHERAHTGEKPYECKKCSKAFTCSSYLRLHERIHTGEKPYECKKCSKAFKYSSSLRVHARIHTGEKPFECKICGKAFISTSSLSKHETTHTGVKPYKCKKCSKAFASSSYLQLHERAHTGEKPYECEKCSKAFICFSYLRVHEISHT; encoded by the exons ATG GACTCAGTGGCCATTGAGGACGTGACTGTGAACTtcaccccagaggagtgggcttTACTGCATCCTTCACAAAAGAAAGtctacagagatgtgatgtgggAAACCTTCAGGCACCTGGCCTCAGTAG GAATAACGTGGGAAGATTTTGATATTGAAGATCAGTACAAAGACCAGGGGAGAAAAGTAAG AAAGCATATGGTAGGGAGACTCTGTGAAAGTGAAGATGGTAGTCAGTGTGGAGAAAACTTCAGCCTTCTTCCAAACCTCAGTctgaacaagaaaactacagtAGGAGCTAAACCGTGGGGATGCAGTGCATGTGGAAGAGTCTTCACGCATCATTCATCCCTTAAAACGCACATTAGGTGTCACAGTGAACGTAAAACATATGATTatcaaaaatatggagagaacccatataaatgtaaggaatgtgggaaagccttcacttaTCTCACTTTACTTCGAgttcatgaaagaactcatactggagagaaaccctatgaatgtaaaaaatgcagtaaagcattcagaCGTTCCAGTCATCTTCGAgttcatgaaagaactcatactggagagaaaccctatgaatgtaaaaaatgcaataaagcaTTCACACGTTCCTGTtctcttcaaagacatgaaagacttcatactggagagaaaccgtatgaatgtaaaaaatgcagtaaagcttTCGCACGTTCCTGTCATCTTCGAgttcatgaaagaactcatactggagagaaaccctatgaatgtaaaaaatgtagTAAAGCGTTTACTACTTCCAGGTATCTTGGACTCCATGAAaaaattcacactggagagaaaccctatgaatgtaagaaatGCAGTACAGCATTCACTTATTCCAGTAATCTTCAAaatcatgaaagaattcatactggagagaaaccctatgaatgtaagaaatgcagtaaagcattcacttgttccagttctcttcaagttcatgaaagaactcatactggagagaaaccctatcaatgtaaaaaatgcagtaaagcattcgcttcttccagttctcttcgaCTTCATGAAacaactcatactggagagaaaccctatgaatgtaaaaaatgcagtaaagcttTCGCACGTTCCCGTtctcttcaaagacatgaaagacttcatactggagagaaaccctatgaatgtaaaaaatgcagtaaaacattcacttcttccagttatCTTCAACTTCATGAAAGagctcatactggagagaaaccctatgaatgtaaaaaatgcagtaaagcattcacttgttcCAGTTATCTTCGActtcatgaaagaattcatactggagagaaaccctatgaatgtaaaaaatgcagtaaagcattcaaaTATTCCAGTTCTCTTCGAGTCCATGcaagaattcacactggagaaaaaccctttgaatgtaaaatatgtggtaaagCCTTCATTTCTACCAGTTCTCTTTCAAAACATGAAACAACGCACACAGGAGtgaaaccttacaaatgtaaaaaatgcagtaaagcattcgcTTCTTCCAGTTATCTTCAACTTCATGAAAGagctcatactggagagaaaccctatgaatgtgaaaaatgcagtaaagcattcattTGTTTCAGTTATCTTCGAGTTCATGAAATAAGTCACACTtga